The following are encoded together in the Sphaerodactylus townsendi isolate TG3544 linkage group LG14, MPM_Stown_v2.3, whole genome shotgun sequence genome:
- the LOC125443430 gene encoding protocadherin alpha-3-like translates to MKLTAVTVILLRCCLARRRQLQLIFLCMAWKMGNNQLHYSVPEESQHGTFVGPIAQDLGLEVSELVPRMFRMESHGGGDYLEVNIQNGILFVNSRIDREELCVQSPICAIHLEVIVDKPLKVFHVEVEIKDINDNAPTFPQKEQKVFVSEIRTPGSFFPLERASDADIGPNSLLSYTLSPNDCFTLDIQRKHDESQLLGLFLKTSLDREVKTVHRLLLTATDGGKPELSGTVQLAIVVLDENDNAPAFNQSVYKVQMTEDVPSGSLVVKLNATDPDEGTNRDITYSFQTQAPASLKNIFTLDSGSGEIRTKGKLDFEENHQYEIRVQASDKGSHPMTGYCKVVIEVLDVNDNAPVMSLKSLTVPVPEDSPPGIVVALISVSDRDSGANGQVICSLQPPGLPFKLVSTFRSYYSMVVAEPLDREQVAEYRMVVLARDEGTPPLSASSSLVVPIGDVNDNAPTFAQTSYTVFVKENNPPGAHFFTVSASDPDVAENALVSYWLDEKLWPLSSYISVHSESGKLYALQPLDYEELKLLEFQVRAKDAGLPSLCGNVTIQVFVLDENDNAPAVSGLAEDTPLQVKVPVAGGHVVGKIHAVDADSGYNAWLRYELHDATSGLWQVGLHSGEISTTRFLDEAEGDFIHQNLLVIVKDHGKPVLSATATLSVSLVMGTQTMHSDAHLLSMGGSPKSLVNNDNIYLIIAICSVSSLFLLVVIVYLVLRCQYQLKETMTYGPGTATLVRASEVGSWSYSNRHSHILAAVNGEPGAKTDLMVFTPNIPPLPGSEKQEQILYDSLSLQRWCTRNCEKIHKTKK, encoded by the exons ATGAAACTTACTGCTGTTACGGTCATCTTGCTCCGATGCTGTTTGGCGAGGAGGCGACAGCTGCAGCTGATTTTTCTCTGCATGGCTTGGAAGATGGGGAACAACCAGCTCCATTATTCCGTGCCAGAGGAATCCCAGCATGGTACATTTGTGGGCCCCATCGCCCAGGATCTGGGACTGGAGGTGAGTGAGCTGGTGCCTCGGATGTTCCGGATGGAATCTCACGGTGGTGGGGACTATTTAGAGGTTAATATCCAGAATGGGATTTTGTTTGTTAATTCCAGGATAGACAGGGAGGAGCTGTGTGTCCAAAGTCCTATTTGTGCCATTCACCTGGAGGTGATTGTGGATAAGCCTTTGAAGGTCTTTCACGTAGAGGTGGAGATCAAGGACATAAATGATAATGCTCCCACTTTCCCTCAAAAGGAACAGAAAGTCTTTGTGTCTGAAATAAGAACACCTGGTTCATTTTTCCCTCTGGAAAGAGCATCCGATGCGGATATTGGTCCAAACTCTCTCCTTTCTTATACACTCAGCCCTAATGACTGCTTTACGCTTGATATTCAGAGGAAACATGATGAAAGCCAATTATTaggactctttttaaaaacctctctaGATAGGGAGGTCAAGACTGTGCATCGTTTGCTACTTACAGCCACTGATGGAGGCAAACCGGAGCTCAGTGGCACTGTTCAGCTGGCGATAGTCGTGCTCGATGAGAATGACAATGCACCGGCCTTTAACCAATCTGTTTACAAAGTGCAAATGACCGAGGATGTTCCAAGTGGGTCATTAGTGGTTAAATTAAATGCCACAGACCCAGATGAAGGAACAAACAGGGATATCACATATTCGTTTCAGACTCAGGCACCTGctagtttaaaaaatatatttacttTAGATTCTGGCAGTGGAGAAATAAGAACAAAAGGAAAATTAGATTTTGAGGAGAATCATCAATATGAAATTCGGGTCCAAGCGAGTGATAAAGGGAGCCACCCAATGACAGGGTACTGCAAGGTTGTGATTGAAGTACTGGATGTCAATGACAATGCCCCTGTGATGTCACTGAAGTCTCTAACAGTGCCAGTGCCAGAGGATTCCCCTCCAGGGATAGTGGTTGCCCTGATCAGTGTCTCAGATAGGGATTCTGGGGCCAACGGGCAGGTGATCTGTTCCCTGCAGCCTCCAGGGCTTCCCTTCAAGCTGGTGTCCACCTTCAGGAGTTACTACTCAATGGTAGTTGCGGAACCCCTGGATCGGGAGCAGGTGGCAGAATACAGGATGGTCGTGTTGGCTCGAGATGAAGGGACTCCCCCACTTTCAGCCAGTAGCAGCCTGGTAGTGCCCATTGGTGATGTGAATGACAATGCGCCCACCTTTGCACAGACCTCTTACACAGTCTTTGTGAAAGAGAACAATCCTCCTGGTGCTCACTTCTTCACAGTGTCTGCTTCAGACCCAGATGTGGCCGAGAACGCCTTGGTCAGCTACTGGCTGGATGAGAAGCTGTGGCCGCTGTCGAGCTACATCTCGGTGCATTCGGAGAGTGGGAAGCTGTATGCCCTGCAGCCCTTGGATTACGAGGAGCTGAAGCTGCTGGAGTTCCAGGTGAGGGCCAAGGATGCTGGGCTGCCCTCCTTGTGTGGCAACGTGACCATCCAAGTCTTTGTGTTGGACGAGAATGACAACGCGCCTGCAGTGTCTGGCCTAGCAGAGGATACTCCCCTTCAAGTGAAGGTCCCAGTGGCAGGTGGACATGTGGTGGGCAAGATTCATGCTGTGGATGCAGACTCAGGTTATAATGCATGGCTACGCTATGAACTTCATGATGCAACCAGTGGCCTGTGGCAAGTGGGACTTCACAGCGGTGAAATCAGTACCACACGTTTCCTTGATGAGGCAGAAGGTGACTTTATCCACCAGAACCTGCTGGTGATAGTGAAGGACCATGGGAAGCCAGTGCTGTCAGCTACAGCTACCCTAAGTGTGTCACTGGTGATGGGTACCCAAACTATGCATAGTGATGCTCATCTTCTCAGCATGGGAGGGAGCCCAAAGTCGCTGGTGAACAATGACAACATCTACCTCATCATTGCCATCTGCTCAGTATCTAGCTTGTTCCTTTTGGTGGTCATAGTATATTTGGTCCTGAGATGCCAGTATCAGCTGAAGGAAACAATGACATATGGCCCTGGCACAGCCACACTAGTCCGTGCCAGTGAAGTGGGCAGCTGGTCGTATTCCAATCGCCACAGTCACATCTTGGCAGCTGTGAATGGGGAACCTGGAGCCAAGACAGACCTCATGGTTTTCACCCCCAACATTCCTCCTCTTCCAGGAAGTGAGAAACAGGAGCAAATTCTTTATGATTCATTGTCACTACAG AGGTGGTGTACAAGGAATTGTGAAAAGATCCATAAAACTAAAAAATGA
- the LOC125443735 gene encoding protocadherin alpha-3-like, with protein sequence MIIPRRGLLVRRQLLQLVLFYAAWEMGNGQLHYSVLEESQHGTFVGRIAQDLGLEVDELVPRMFQMESQGRGNYFEVNLQNGILFVNSRIDREELCVKNADCAIHLEVIMDKPLRVFHAEVEIQDINDNPPIFSAGKQTLNVAESVLLGSYFHFQAASDADMGSNSQLKYKLNSTDFFAVEEKINDQHSISLVLVLTKPLDREKTSGHHLLLTATDGGQPELSGRVHLEITVIDANDNAPVFNQSVYKVKLLESVSDGTLVIHLNATDLDEGINWEISHSFSNNAPSNTFAIDPDTGEIKVKGKVDFEENSIYSIEIEAKDKGSPPLSGHCTILIEILDVNDNAPEMLLKSMVVPLPEDSPPGTVVALISISDRDSGANGQVNCSLWPPGIPFKLVSTFKNYHSLMLAEPLDREQVAEFKLVVIAQDQGDPSLSASSSLVLPISDINDNAPTFSQPSYTVFVKENNPPGAHIFTVSASDSDVAENALVSYWLDEKLWPLSSYISVRSESGRVYALQPLDYEELKMLEFQVRAEDAGLPSLCSNVTVQVFLADENDNAPLVLGPKEGPIPLMVPIMAGQIVGKIHALDADSGYNAWLHYELHELANGPWQVGRSNGEISTTHVLDEIEGSSTYDLLVLVKDHGKLPQSTTATLSFSLLFTSQMIHVDAHLPGTSINPGALVDNGNVYLIIAICAVSSLFLLAVIIYVALRCQSQVKETMTYGPGTATLVCASEVGTWSYSNRHSHILAGVSGEPGAKSDFMVFTPNIPVFAENGELRNGKELLPDPSGEPLP encoded by the exons ATGATTATTCCAAGAAGAGGCCTCCTCGTGAGGAGGCAGTTGCTGCAGCTGGTTCTGTTTTATGCTGCCTGGGAAATGGGGAACGGCCAGCTCCATTATTCTGTGCTGGAAGAATCCCAGCACGGCACTTTCGTGGGCCGTATTGCCCAGGATCTGGGATTGGAGGTGGATGAACTTGTGCCTCGGATGTTCCAGATGGAATCCCAGGGCCGTGGGAACTATTTTGAGGTAAATCTCCAGAATGGAATCTTGTTTGTTAATTCCCGGATAGACAGGGAGGAGTTATGTGTCAAGAATGCTGACTGTGCCATTCACCTGGAGGTGATTATGGATAAACCCTTGAGGGTTTTCCATGCAGAGGTGGAAATTCAGGATATAAACGACAATCCTCCTATATtttcagcaggaaaacaaactctAAATGTTGCAGAATCAGTGCTTCTTGGGTCATATTTCCATTTCCAGGCAGCCTCTGATGCAGACATGGGTTCTAATTCTCAGCTAAAGTACAAGCTTAATTCCACAGATTTTTTTGCTGTTGAAGAAAAGATTAATGACCAACACAGTATATCATTGGTACTTGTTTTAACCAAACCACTGGACAGAGAAAAAACATCTGGGCATCATCTATTACTTACGGCCACTGATGGGGGTCAACCAGAACTCTCAGGCAGAGTCCATCTTGAGataa ctgtGATAGATGCAAATGATAATGCACCAGTGTTTAATCAATCTGTTTACAAGGTGAAATTGTTGGAAAGTGTTTCAGATGGGACACTAGTTATTCATCTCAATGCAACAGACTTAGATGAGGGAATTAATTGGGAAATCTCTCACTCCTTCAGTAATAATGCTCCTTCTAATACATTTGCTATTGATCCTGATACAGGTGAGATAAAAGTGAAAGGAAAAGTAGATTTTGAAGAGAATAGTATTTACAGTATTGAGATTGAGGCAAAAGATAAAGGAAGTCCTCCTTTATCTGGACACTGCACTATCCTTATTGAAATTTTAGATGTAAATGACAATGCCCCTGAGATGTTGTTGAAGTCCATGGTGGTGCCGCTGCCAGAGGACTCCCCACCAGGGACAGTGGTAGCCTTGATCAGCATCTCGGACAGGGATTCTGGGGCCAACGGGCAAGTAAACTGTTCCTTGTGGCCCCCTGGAATACCATTCAAACTTGTGTCCACCTTCAAGAATTACCACTCGCTCATGCTGGCTGAGCCTCTGGATCGAGAACAAGTAGCAGAGTTTAAACTGGTGGTGATAGCCCAAGACCAAGGAGATCCATCGCTGTCAGCAAGTAGCAGCTTGGTTCTGCCCATCAGTGATATAAATGACAACGCACCCACTTTCTCACAGCCGTCATACACAGTCTTTGTGAAGGAGAACAACCCACCTGGTGCTCATATTTTCACAGTGTCTGCCTCAGACTCAGATGTAGCAGAGAATGCGCTGGTCAGCTACTGGCTGGATGAGAAGCTCTGGCCATTGTCAAGCTACATCTCAGTACGCTCAGAAAGTGGGAGGGTCTATGCTTTGCAGCCGTTGGACTACGAAGAGTTAAAGATGCTGGAGTTCCAAGTGAGGGCTGAGGATGCTGGGCTGCCCTCTTTATGCAGCAACGTCACAGTGCAGGTATTTTTGGCGGATGAGAACGACAATGCCCCATTGGTGTTAGGGCCAAAGGAGGGGCCCATCCCACTGATGGTTCCCATCATGGCAGGGCAGATAGTAGGCAAGATCCATGCTCTGGATGCTGACTCAGGCTATAATGCATGGCTACACTATGAGCTGCATGAATTGGCCAATGGGCCTTGGCAGGTAGGGCGCTCCAATGGTGAGATCAGCACCACACATGTTTTGGATGAGATAGAGGGCAGCAGCACCTATGACCTACTGGTGCTCGTGAAGGATCACGGCAAACTGCCACAGTCAACGACAGCCACTTTGAGTTTCTCACTGCTGTTCACATCACAGATGATCCATGTTGATGCCCATCTTCCTGGGACGAGTATTAATCCTGGTGCACTGGTAGACAATGGCAACGTGTATCTCATCATTGCCATCTGTGCAGTGTCTAGCTTGTTCCTGCTGGCAGTGATAATATATGTGGCCCTTCGATGCCAGAGCCAGGTGAAGGAGACAATGACGTATGGTCCTGGCACAGCTACGCTGGTGTGTGCCAGTGAAGTGGGCACCTGGTCGTATTCCAATCGCCACAGCCACATCCTGGCAGGGGTGAGTGGGGAGCCTGGTGCCAAAAGCGACTTTATGGTCTTCACTCCCAACATACCCGTCTTTGCAGAGAATGGAGAActgaggaatggaaaggagctacTTCCAGATCCATCTGGAGAG CCTCTTCCGTGA
- the LOC125443734 gene encoding protocadherin alpha-5-like — MKWNVSEMVFPRGGISLRRQLLQLVLLHTAWEMGSGQLHYSVLEESQHGTFVGRIAQDLGLQVSELVPRMFRVVSKGRGDYFEVNLQNGILFVNLQIDREELCAKIPVCAVHLEVIVDKPLRVFHVEVEIADINDNTPFFPAKEELLLILESRLVGSFFPLEGALDADVGINAQLNYQLSPNEHFMLDVQKSGDNSLGLIIKKSLEREDIPVHRVVLTAFDGGEPVLTGTVHLMITVLDVNDNPPVFSQSVYKIQMLENASSGTLVAKINATDLDEGVNKEISYSIRSVTPPKLNTIFKIDPNTGQIRLNGELDYEGTNSYEIRAEATDKGGYPLSGHCKILIDILDVNDNVPEMLVTFLLVPVPEDSSLGTEVALISISDRDSGANGQVNCSLRPPLLPFKLVSTFKNYFSLTLVEPLDREQITEYRMVVIARDEGTPPLSASSSVVVPISDVNDNAPIFAQPTYTIFVKENNPPGAHIFTVSASDPDVAENALVSYWLDEKLWPLSSYISVHSESGKLYALQPLDYEELKLLEFQVRAKDSGLPSLCGNVTIQVFVLDENDNTPVVSQSVEEPPALIVIPVPSGHMLGKIRALDADSGYNAWLRYELHEGNSGPWRVGLYSGEISTTRMLDEVEDGGSQNVLVVVKDHGKPPMSATATLSVSLVANSQAIKTDARLPRTAGNAKPLADTANLYLIIAICSVSSLFLLVILVYVALRCQSEEKEVMMYGPGTATLVCASEVGSWSYSNRHSRILAGVSGETCPKSDLMVFSPNTPVFAVNRDVGNAKDLVPPSPGEVSNVEP, encoded by the coding sequence ATGAAGTGGAATGTTTCTGAGATGGTTTTTCCTCGGGGAGGTATCTCACTgcggaggcagctgctgcagctggttttgctccacacagcctgggaaatggGGAGCGGCCAGCTCCATTATTCAGTGTTGGAGGAATCCCAGCACGGCACCTTTGTGGGCCGCATCGCCCAGGACCTAGGACTGCAGGTGAGCGAGCTGGTGCCTCGGATGTTCCGGGTAGTTTCCAAAGGCCGTGGAGATTATTTTGAAGTGAACTTGCAGAATGGGATCTTGTTTGTGAATTTGCAGATAGACAGGGAAGAGCTGTGTGCCAAGATCCCTGTTTGTGCTGTTCACCTGGAGGTGATTGTGGATAAACCCCTGCGGGTCTTCCATGTGGAAGTGGAGATTGCAGACATAAATGACAACACTCCATTTTTCCCAGCAAAGGAGGAACTCTTGCTCATTTTAGAATCAAGGCTTGTAGGATCCTTTTTCCCTCTGGAGGGAGCCTTAGATGCTGATGTTGGTATAAATGCTCAGTTAAATTATCAGCTCAGCCCTAATGAACATTTCATGTTAGATGTCCAAAAGAGTGGGGATAACTCCTTaggtttaataataaaaaagtccCTGGAAAGAGAAGATATTCCTGTGCACCGCGTAGTGCTCACAGCCTTTGATGGTGGTGAGCCGGTGCTAACAGGAACAGTCCATCTGATGATTACAGTCTTGGATGTGAACGACAACCCTCCTGTCTTTAGCCAGTCAGTATACAAGATCCAAATGTTAGAAAATGCCTCCAGTGGAACATTAGTGGCAAAGATTAACGCCACTGACTTGGATGAAGGTGTCAATAAAGAGATCTCGTACTCCATTCGTAGTGTAACTCCACCTAAATTAAATACCATTTTTAAGATCGATCCAAATACCGGGCAGATCAGGCTGAATGGAGAATTAGACTACGAAGGCACTAATTCGTATGAAATTCGAGCAGAAGCGACAGATAAAGGCGGTTACCCCTTGTCTGGACATTGCAAAATTTTAATTGATATTCTGGATGTAAACGATAATGTTCCAGAGATGTTGGTGACTTTTCTATTGGTGCCGGTACCAGAGGACTCTTCGCTAGGAACAGAGGTGGCTTTAATCAGTATATCAGATAGGGATTCTGGAGCCAATGGGCAAGTGAACTGTTCTCTGCGGCCACCCCTGCTCCCTTTCAAGCTGGTATCTACCTTTAAGAATTACTTCTCACTGACGCTGGTGGAGCCATTGGATCGGGAGCAGATAACTGAATACAGAATGGTAGTGATCGCTCGAGATGAAGGGACTCCTCCACTTTCAGCCAGCAGCAGCGTGGTAGTGCCAATCAGTGATGTGAATGACAATGCGCCCATTTTTGCACAGCCCACTTATACAATCTTTGTGAAAGAGAACAACCCCCCTGGAGCTCACATCTTCACAGTGTCTGCTTCAGACCCAGATGTGGCCGAGAATGCCTTGGTCAGCTACTGGCTGGACGAGAAGCTCTGGCCGCTCTCAAGCTACATCTCAGTCCATTCAGAGAGTGGGAAGCTGTATGCCCTGCAGCCCTTGGATTATGAGGAGCTGAAGCTGCTGGAGTTTCAGGTGAGGGCCAAGGATTCTGGGCTGCCCTCCTTGTGTGGCAACGTGACCATCCAAGTCTTTGTGTTGGACGAGAATGACAACACACCTGTAGTGTCCCAGTCTGTGGAGGAGCCTCCTGCTTTGATAGTCATCCCTGTACCTTCTGGACACATGTTGGGCAAGATCCGTGCCCTGGATGCTGACTCCGGCTACAATGCCTGGCTTCGCTATGAGCTGCATGAAGGAAACAGTGGCCCTTGGCGAGTGGGGTTGTACAGTGGTGAAATCAGCACCACACGGATGCTGGATGAGGTAGAGGATGGAGGAAGCCAAAATGTGCTGGTTGTGGTGAAGGACCATGGCAAGCCCCCCATGTCAGCCACAGCCACCCTGAGCGTGTCTTTGGTGGCCAATAGCCAGGCCATCAAAACAGATGCTCGACTTCCTAGGACAGCAGGAAATGCAAAGCCCTTGGCTGACACTGCCAATCTCTACCTGATCATCGCCATCTGCTCCGTGTCAAGCTTGTTCCTTCTGGTCATCCTTGTTTACGTGGCGCTGCGATGCCAGAGTGAGGAGAAGGAGGTGATGATGTACGGCCCTGGCACGGCCACGCTGGTGTGTGCCAGTGAAGTGGGCAGCTGGTCGTATTCCAATCGGCACAGCCGCATCCTGGCCGGGGTGAGTGGGGAGACTTGTCCCAAAAGTGACCTCATGGTTTTTAGCCCCAACACTCCTGTCTTTGCTGTGAACAGAGATGTAGGAAATGCAAAGGATCttgttcccccttcccctggagaGGTGAGTAATGTAGAGCCCTGA